The proteins below come from a single Synechococcus sp. WH 8101 genomic window:
- the topA gene encoding type I DNA topoisomerase, with the protein MANTLVIVESPTKARTIRGFLPKGYRVEASMGHVRDLPNNASEIPAAQKGQKWANLGVNTEADFEPLYVVPKDKKKVVRELKDALKGADQLLLATDEDREGESISWHLLQLLAPKVPVKRMVFHEITKEAISRALEQTRELDMELVHAQETRRILDRLVGYTLSPLLWKKVAWGLSAGRVQSVAVRLLVQRERARRAFRSGSYWDLKAQLEQAGSAFDAKLTHLENQRIATGQDFDESTGGLKEGSKVRLLSETEARALVNIVQTSPWRVESVEEKPTVRRPVPPFITSTLQQEANRKLRLSARETMRCAQGLYERGFITYMRTDSVHLSEQAISAARHCVEHRYGKDYLSKAPRQFSTKARNAQEAHEAIRPSGETFRAPADTGLDGRDLALYELIWKRTVASQMAEARLTMLTVDLQVADARFRSTGKRIDFPGFFRAYVEGSDDPDAALEGQEVLLPALKSGDAPTPREVEALGHQTQPPARYSEASLVKMLEKEGIGRPSTYASIIGTIVDRGYASLQNNALTPSFTAFAVTALLEEHFPDLVDTGFTARMESTLDEISTGKVQWLPYLEGFYKGEEGLESQVQKREGDIDAGASRTVDLEGLPCVVRIGRFGAYLEAKRVGDDGEEELIKATLPQEITPADLDADKAELILKQKADGPEALGEDPETGDLVYLLFGQYGPYVQRGQVSDENPKPKRASLPKGVKPEDLSLDDALGLLRLPRLLGEHPEGGRVQAGLGRFGPYVVWDKGKGEKDYRSLKGDDDVLAVGLSRALELLAMPKRGRGGRTALKDLGKPEGSEETVQVFDGPYGLYVKQGKVNASLPEGKGADAITLAEAVELLEAKAASKKTSKRSSTKSSTAKSTTGSKAAARKPAAKKPPATTKTGRLRASAVRVIKPGES; encoded by the coding sequence GTGGCGAACACCCTGGTCATTGTTGAGAGCCCCACCAAGGCCCGCACCATCCGTGGCTTTCTGCCCAAGGGCTATCGGGTGGAGGCTTCCATGGGGCATGTGCGCGACCTGCCCAATAACGCCAGCGAGATTCCAGCCGCCCAGAAAGGTCAGAAATGGGCCAATCTCGGTGTCAACACCGAGGCAGACTTCGAACCGCTGTATGTGGTGCCGAAGGACAAGAAAAAGGTGGTGCGAGAGCTCAAGGACGCGCTCAAAGGCGCTGACCAGTTGCTGCTCGCCACGGATGAAGACCGGGAAGGGGAGAGCATCAGCTGGCATCTGCTCCAGCTCCTGGCACCCAAGGTGCCTGTGAAGCGGATGGTGTTTCACGAGATCACCAAGGAGGCGATCTCCCGGGCTCTGGAGCAGACCCGCGAGCTGGACATGGAGCTGGTGCATGCCCAGGAAACCCGGCGGATCCTCGATCGCCTCGTGGGCTACACCCTCTCGCCTCTGTTGTGGAAGAAGGTGGCCTGGGGCCTCTCAGCCGGTCGGGTGCAATCGGTGGCGGTGCGCCTGCTGGTGCAGCGGGAACGGGCACGTCGTGCCTTTCGCAGCGGCAGTTACTGGGATCTGAAGGCGCAACTGGAGCAGGCTGGGTCTGCTTTTGACGCCAAGCTCACCCATCTGGAGAACCAGCGCATCGCCACCGGTCAGGATTTCGATGAGTCGACCGGCGGTCTCAAGGAGGGCAGCAAGGTGCGGCTGCTCAGTGAGACTGAGGCCCGTGCTCTGGTGAACATCGTTCAGACCTCTCCCTGGCGGGTGGAGTCGGTGGAGGAGAAGCCCACGGTGCGTCGGCCTGTGCCTCCTTTCATCACCAGCACCCTGCAGCAGGAGGCCAACCGCAAATTGCGGCTGTCGGCACGGGAGACGATGCGCTGTGCCCAGGGGCTGTACGAACGGGGCTTCATCACCTACATGCGCACTGATTCGGTGCACCTCTCCGAGCAGGCGATCAGCGCGGCCCGTCATTGCGTGGAGCATCGCTACGGCAAGGACTATCTGAGCAAGGCGCCGCGGCAGTTCAGCACGAAGGCCCGCAACGCCCAGGAGGCCCATGAGGCGATTCGGCCTTCCGGTGAAACCTTCCGCGCGCCTGCGGACACCGGTCTGGATGGTCGCGATCTCGCTCTCTATGAGCTGATCTGGAAACGCACGGTGGCTAGTCAGATGGCGGAAGCTCGGCTCACCATGCTCACGGTGGATCTGCAGGTGGCGGACGCCCGGTTTCGCTCCACCGGCAAACGCATCGACTTCCCTGGTTTCTTCCGCGCCTACGTGGAGGGCAGCGATGATCCCGATGCGGCTCTGGAAGGCCAGGAGGTGCTGCTGCCGGCTCTGAAATCCGGTGATGCGCCCACGCCCCGCGAGGTGGAGGCCCTCGGTCACCAGACCCAACCCCCGGCTCGCTACAGCGAGGCGTCGCTCGTGAAAATGCTGGAGAAGGAAGGGATCGGCCGGCCGTCCACCTACGCGAGCATCATCGGCACGATCGTCGACCGGGGCTATGCCTCACTTCAGAACAATGCCCTGACCCCGAGTTTCACGGCCTTTGCCGTCACCGCCCTGCTGGAGGAGCATTTCCCCGATCTCGTCGATACGGGCTTCACCGCTCGGATGGAGTCGACCCTGGATGAGATCTCCACGGGCAAGGTGCAGTGGTTGCCTTACCTGGAAGGGTTTTACAAGGGTGAGGAGGGGCTGGAATCCCAGGTTCAGAAGCGTGAGGGCGACATTGATGCCGGTGCCTCCCGCACGGTCGACCTGGAGGGGCTGCCCTGCGTGGTGCGCATCGGCCGCTTCGGCGCCTATCTGGAGGCGAAACGGGTGGGAGACGACGGCGAGGAGGAGCTGATCAAGGCCACCTTGCCCCAGGAGATCACGCCGGCCGATCTCGATGCCGACAAGGCTGAACTCATCCTCAAGCAGAAGGCCGACGGCCCCGAAGCCCTGGGTGAAGATCCGGAAACCGGTGATCTGGTGTATCTGCTGTTTGGTCAATACGGCCCCTATGTGCAGCGCGGCCAGGTGAGTGATGAGAACCCGAAGCCGAAACGGGCGTCTCTGCCCAAGGGAGTGAAGCCGGAGGATCTCAGCCTCGACGATGCGCTCGGTCTGCTGCGGTTGCCGCGGTTGCTCGGGGAGCATCCCGAGGGAGGGCGTGTTCAGGCCGGACTCGGCCGCTTCGGCCCCTACGTGGTTTGGGATAAGGGCAAGGGTGAGAAGGACTACCGCTCACTCAAGGGCGATGACGATGTGCTGGCGGTGGGCCTCAGTCGCGCCCTGGAGTTGCTGGCGATGCCGAAGCGGGGGCGTGGGGGACGCACCGCCCTCAAGGACCTTGGCAAGCCCGAAGGCAGCGAGGAGACCGTGCAAGTGTTCGACGGCCCCTACGGCCTGTATGTGAAACAGGGCAAGGTGAATGCGTCCTTGCCAGAGGGCAAGGGCGCTGACGCCATCACCCTGGCGGAAGCGGTGGAATTGCTGGAAGCCAAGGCCGCCAGCAAAAAGACCAGCAAGCGCTCCAGCACCAAGAGCAGCACGGCCAAAAGCACCACCGGAAGCAAGGCGGCGGCACGCAAACCCGCAGCCAAGAAACCACCCGCCACCACCAAGACCGGGCGCCTCAGGGCCAGCGCCGTGCGGGTGATCAAACCCGGGGAGAGCTGA
- a CDS encoding NAD(P)H-quinone oxidoreductase subunit N: MPELGALFLSTQAMAAPGELINLALNAGAVAPEGAVLVAMLATLLVDLAGERVAVRWVPPICYVGLGTALVLLALQWNAPLEPSFLGAFLSDRLAIAFRAIVALSTLLSLLISWRYAEKSGTPVGEYAAILLAATLGAMLLCGATDLVSVFVSLETLSVASYLLSGYMKRDARSSEAALKYLLVGSAAAAVFLYGGSLLYGLSGSTSLEVIGEALLTSPTPLAALALVFVLATVAFKIAAVPFHQWTPDVYEGSPTPVVAFLSVGSKAAGFALALRILVGCFDFFDAQWKLLFTVLALLSMTLGNVVALAQTSMKRMLAYSSIGQAGFVMIGLVCGTEDGFAAMVLYMAAYLFMNLGAFACIILFSIRTGSDRIADYAGLYQKDPLITLGLSLCLLSLGGIPPMLGFFGKIYLFFAGWADHQYLLVVVGLITSVVSIYYYIGVIKMMVVKEPQEASEVVRNYPEIQWTTLGLPPLRFALVACVLVTAVGGILSNPLFQWANSAVDGTPLLQQAIAQASLRALG; encoded by the coding sequence ATGCCCGAGCTGGGTGCACTGTTTCTCTCCACCCAGGCGATGGCCGCTCCAGGGGAGTTGATCAATCTGGCCCTCAATGCTGGAGCCGTGGCTCCTGAGGGCGCTGTGCTGGTCGCCATGCTGGCCACGCTGCTGGTGGATCTGGCGGGCGAACGCGTGGCCGTGCGCTGGGTTCCACCCATTTGTTACGTCGGCCTCGGCACCGCCCTGGTGCTGCTCGCCCTGCAGTGGAATGCGCCGCTGGAGCCCTCATTCCTGGGAGCTTTCCTGTCGGACCGACTCGCCATCGCCTTTCGAGCGATCGTCGCCCTTTCCACCCTGCTGTCGCTGCTGATCAGCTGGCGCTACGCCGAGAAAAGCGGCACACCCGTGGGTGAGTATGCCGCCATCCTTCTTGCCGCCACTCTTGGCGCCATGCTCCTTTGCGGAGCCACCGATCTGGTGAGCGTTTTTGTTTCCCTGGAAACCCTCTCGGTCGCCAGCTACCTGTTATCGGGCTACATGAAGCGGGATGCCCGCAGTTCCGAGGCAGCCCTGAAATACCTGCTCGTGGGCTCAGCCGCTGCTGCCGTTTTCCTCTACGGCGGCTCCCTGCTGTATGGCCTCAGTGGTTCCACCAGCCTGGAGGTGATCGGGGAGGCGCTGCTCACCAGCCCCACGCCACTGGCGGCCCTCGCCCTCGTGTTTGTGCTGGCCACGGTGGCCTTCAAGATCGCGGCGGTGCCCTTCCATCAATGGACACCGGATGTGTATGAGGGATCGCCGACGCCTGTGGTCGCGTTCCTCTCCGTGGGCTCCAAGGCGGCTGGCTTCGCCCTTGCCCTGCGGATCCTGGTGGGTTGCTTCGACTTCTTCGACGCCCAGTGGAAGCTTCTTTTCACAGTGCTGGCGTTGTTGAGCATGACCCTGGGCAACGTGGTCGCCCTGGCCCAGACGTCGATGAAGCGGATGCTGGCCTACAGCTCCATCGGCCAAGCGGGCTTCGTGATGATCGGCCTGGTGTGCGGCACGGAAGATGGATTTGCGGCCATGGTGCTTTACATGGCGGCCTATCTCTTCATGAATCTGGGCGCCTTTGCCTGCATCATCCTGTTCTCGATCCGCACGGGCAGCGATCGCATCGCCGATTACGCCGGCCTTTATCAAAAAGATCCATTGATTACCCTGGGGCTCAGCCTGTGTCTGCTGTCCCTTGGCGGTATTCCGCCGATGCTCGGCTTCTTCGGCAAGATCTATCTCTTCTTTGCTGGCTGGGCCGACCACCAGTATCTGCTGGTGGTGGTGGGCCTGATCACTTCCGTGGTGTCGATCTATTACTACATCGGGGTGATCAAGATGATGGTGGTCAAGGAGCCGCAGGAAGCGTCTGAAGTGGTGCGCAACTATCCCGAGATTCAGTGGACCACCCTCGGACTTCCGCCCCTACGCTTTGCCCTAGTCGCCTGCGTGTTGGTGACCGCCGTGGGTGGCATTCTCTCCAATCCCCTTTTCCAGTGGGCGAACAGTGCGGTGGATGGCACACCGCTGCTGCAGCAAGCGATCGCCCAGGCCAGTCTGCGGGCCCTTGGCTGA